In the genome of Neodiprion pinetum isolate iyNeoPine1 chromosome 2, iyNeoPine1.2, whole genome shotgun sequence, one region contains:
- the LOC124213465 gene encoding ras-related and estrogen-regulated growth inhibitor isoform X2 — protein sequence MTSNAIRGIRRKKSSLCEVKVAVIGAPGVGKSENRYKHEVLVDGEPILFEILDSCPKTENELPTMETLQWADGLLLVYSITDRGSFNFVRRAKEALAVADPEAAIPLAMVGNKADMVHLRQVSAEEGEILAKDFECWFSEVTAAEQVVQVAEAFHELCREVLAARRRNKQSLLDRMLGSKAARAYSRGKSDSALPKD from the exons ATGACGTCGAACGCAATCCGTGGCATACGGAGGAAGAAAAGCTCCCTCTGCGAAGTGAAGGTTGCTGTGATCGGTGCTCCAGGAGTTGGCAAGAGCG AAAACCGGTACAAACACGAAGTGCTGGTCGATGGAGAGCCGATACTCTTTGAAATCCTAGACTCTTGTCCAAAG ACCGAAAACGAGCTGCCGACCATGGAGACGCTGCAGTGGGCCGACGGCCTCCTTTTGGTCTATTCGATAACGGACAGGGGGTCGTTCAACTTCGTTAGAAGGGCGAAAGAAGCCCTCGCCGTCGCCGATCCGGAGGCTGCAATACCGCTCGCGATGGTCGGCAACAAGGCCGACATGGTTCACCTGCGGCAGGTCAGCGCCGAGGAGGGTGAAATTTTGGCCAAAGATTTCGAGTGCTGGTTCAGCGAGGTCACAGCCGCGGAGCAG GTTGTCCAAGTCGCTGAGGCGTTTCACGAACTTTGCCGCGAAGTCTTGGCTGCCAGGAGACGAAACAAACAATCTCTCCTCGACCGGATGCTAGGGAGCAAAGCTGCCCGAGCTTATTCCCGAGGAAAAAGCGACTCCGCGCTACCTAAGGACTAG
- the LOC124212328 gene encoding uncharacterized protein: MKFPVLLYTAFIVQCMFIKASDAASYLEEAATICSWGACVKRFFIVFFIISCLVLYFVPGSRSYAGRGCYIMIDIVASCLKAAVSGSFGYEARFGAYPSSYSSNRLVSFPEIQHTIATNGDVHAEQYNGSAHASRRRRKVKQDLKSEDEKTRGHDRRRHRHEKNSQPLGQSTQRHQLQPVTRTVLKEAEIESTFPPPLKINADRTSNGFYHPGDRKADPSSAYATHGPQYSTSFVISGVKTGPSDIVQMEPQFKQESVDTMEEEQCPQTVNKQRGIPSGWSRPENTLYPENEGPTRDCDIFGLGELDSKWNCDGESKAGFGTMTLGYPEREFDACDLQRHRMGHENVSTNVQDCKDTVEDWEDDARSRISNRRSRQSL; the protein is encoded by the exons ACACCGCATTCATTGTGCAATGTATGTTCATCAAAGCCTCCGATGCCGCAA GCTACCTTGAAGAAGCGGCAACAATCTGCAGCTGGGGAGCATGCGTCAAGCGATTCTTCATAGTATTCTTCATCATCTCCTGCCTTGTTCTCTACTTTGTTCCTGGGTCTCGTTCCT ATGCCGGAAGAGGATGTTACATCATGATCGACATCGTGGCGAGCTGTCTGAAAGCAGCAGTGAGTGGTTCTTTTGGCTATGAGGCACGTTTCGGAGCTTACCCAAGCTCCTATTCTTCCAACCGCCTCGTCAGCTTTCCCGAAATCCAGCATACCATCGCCACGAACGGAGACGTACACGCAGAACAGTATAACGGTTCAGCTCACGCGTCACGGAGGAGACGTAAAGTCAAACAAGACCTGAAGTCGGAGGACGAAAAGACTAG AGGGCATGACAGGAGAAGGCATCGGCATGAAAAAAACAGCCAGCCATTAGGTCAGTCCACACAACGTCATCAACTTCAACCGGTAACGAGAACAGTCCTAAAAGAGGCAGAGATCGAATCGACATTCCCACCTCCATTGAAAATTAACGCGGACAGAACATCGAACGGGTTTTATCACCCTGGAGACAGGAAGGCAGATCCTTCATCCGCCTACGCTACTCACGGTCCTCAATATTCCACATCGTTTGTGATAAG TGGCGTAAAGACCGGACCATCGGATATAGTGCAGATGGAACCGCAGTTCAAGCAGGAAAGCGTCGACACAATGGAGGAAGAGCAGTGCCCGCAGACGGTGAACAAGCAACGAGGCATTCCGAGCGGCTGGTCAAGACCCGAGAATACGCTTTACCCGGAGAACGAGGGCCCCACAAGAGACTGCGATATCTTCGGGCTCGGTGAATTG GACTCCAAGTGGAACTGCGACGGCGAATCGAAAGCTGGATTCGGCACAATGACTTTGGGATACCCAGAGCGAGAGTTTGACGCGTGTGATCTGCAGAGGCATCGAATGGGTCACGAGAACGTCTCGACAAATGTTCAGGACTGTAAGGATACGGTGGAGGATTGGGAGGACGATGCAAGGTCCAGGATATCGAATAGAAGGTCGAGGCAATCATTATGA
- the LOC124213465 gene encoding ras-related and estrogen-regulated growth inhibitor isoform X1 — MTSNAIRGIRRKKSSLCEVKVAVIGAPGVGKSALTVRFLTRRYIGEYDHQSENRYKHEVLVDGEPILFEILDSCPKTENELPTMETLQWADGLLLVYSITDRGSFNFVRRAKEALAVADPEAAIPLAMVGNKADMVHLRQVSAEEGEILAKDFECWFSEVTAAEQVVQVAEAFHELCREVLAARRRNKQSLLDRMLGSKAARAYSRGKSDSALPKD, encoded by the exons ATGACGTCGAACGCAATCCGTGGCATACGGAGGAAGAAAAGCTCCCTCTGCGAAGTGAAGGTTGCTGTGATCGGTGCTCCAGGAGTTGGCAAGAGCG cCCTAACCGTGAGGTTCCTCACGCGAAGATACATCGGCGAGTACGACCACCAGTCAG AAAACCGGTACAAACACGAAGTGCTGGTCGATGGAGAGCCGATACTCTTTGAAATCCTAGACTCTTGTCCAAAG ACCGAAAACGAGCTGCCGACCATGGAGACGCTGCAGTGGGCCGACGGCCTCCTTTTGGTCTATTCGATAACGGACAGGGGGTCGTTCAACTTCGTTAGAAGGGCGAAAGAAGCCCTCGCCGTCGCCGATCCGGAGGCTGCAATACCGCTCGCGATGGTCGGCAACAAGGCCGACATGGTTCACCTGCGGCAGGTCAGCGCCGAGGAGGGTGAAATTTTGGCCAAAGATTTCGAGTGCTGGTTCAGCGAGGTCACAGCCGCGGAGCAG GTTGTCCAAGTCGCTGAGGCGTTTCACGAACTTTGCCGCGAAGTCTTGGCTGCCAGGAGACGAAACAAACAATCTCTCCTCGACCGGATGCTAGGGAGCAAAGCTGCCCGAGCTTATTCCCGAGGAAAAAGCGACTCCGCGCTACCTAAGGACTAG